A window of the Myripristis murdjan chromosome 15, fMyrMur1.1, whole genome shotgun sequence genome harbors these coding sequences:
- the LOC115372952 gene encoding uncharacterized protein C6orf118-like, whose translation MSTRCKPKARFSDMQRDIHRLLLAAQAAHKADILTYTSGHLGPRSLTQSQPHKKTKQPFWRMSQIGEDSSDLLTLQLRETEALANIKKQEIKDSLCEFTAATVSVEPKAEATDSSSQADRKEETRPPKMVLSTSNPSPVKPRSLQTKSLSSEEEEQQRFWCSDSPRVGPTKKDQPKIMQRYGRRRLGKQDLSCAAGRKAAEMHERKLEKELKKLSVQSWPSRDRLAVFSDVFDDVCEGSPVFGRILREIKTEYDLYLNYILDSYSSLQDMTLNTPLEEPDSSAVRAEELEEAEKEVSRLEEEARRALEDNDRVRNELQKAQAMTEEDRGPTLSEWLQDDEAGRGLWNVWKEIQQLEQEIKDEMVSADSTAATERCIRESKAEIVRLIASNDRLKTISKDLENNINLVLDREKASEALRQELWDKLSCGLLIEDE comes from the exons ATGTCCACCAGGTGTAAGCCAAAGGCTCGGTTTAGTGATATGCAGAGAGACATCCacaggctgctgctggccgCCCAGGCAGCACACAAGGCCGACATCCTTACCTACACCTCTGGGCACCTGGGGCCCCGCAGCCTGACCCAGAGCCAGCCTCACAAGAAGACAAAGCAGCCTTTCTGGAGGATGTCTCAGATCGGGGAGGACTCCTCAGACCTTCTGACACTccagctgagagagacagaggcgtTGGCCAACATAAAGAAGCAAGAAATAAAAGACTCTCTCTGTGAGTTCACTGCTGCCACTGTTTCAGTCGAGCCTAAAGCAGAGGCCACTGATAGCTCATCACAGGCAGACAGGAAAGAGGAAACGAGGCCGCCCAAGATGGTTCTGAGTACCTCAAACCCATCGCCGGTCAAGCCAAGATCTCTGCAGACGAAGTCACTTTCGtctgaagaggaagagcagcagagATTCTGGTGCAGTGATTCTCCCCGGGTGGGCCCGACTAAGAAAGACCAGCCTAAGATAATGCAGCGGTATGGCAGGCGAAGGCTGGGCAAACAGGATCTGAGCTGTGCGGCTGGGAGAAAGGCCGCTGAGATGCATGAGAGGAAACTAGAAAAG GAGCTGAAGAAGCTGTCAGTGCAGAGCTGGCCCAGCAGAGACCGCCTTGCGGTGTTCAGTGACGTCTTTGATGATGTATGTGAAGGCTCACCAGTATTTGGACGCATCCTGAGGGAAATTAAG ACGGAGTATGATTTGTATCTTAACTACATTTTGGACTCCTACTCATCACTCCAGGACATG ACACTGAATACTCCACTTGAAGAGCCGGACAGCAGCGCGGTCAGGGccgaggagctggaggaagcCGAGAAAGAGGTGtccaggctggaggaggaggccaggagAGCTCTAGAGGACAATGACAG AGTCCGAAATGAATTACAGAAAGCACAAGCCATGACAGAAGAAGACAGAG GTCCGACTCTGTCAGAGTGGTTGCAGGATGACGAGGCCGGACGAGGCCTGTGGAATGTGTGGAAGGAGatccagcagctggagcaggagaTTAAAGACGAGATGGTGTCCGCTGACTCAACCGCCGCCACTGAGCGATGCATTAGAGAATCAAAG GCTGAGATAGTGAGACTGATAGCCTCAAATGATCGCCTGAAGACCATCAGCAAG GATCTGGAAAACAACATCAACTTGGTGCTGGATAGAGAGAAAGCAAGCGAGGCCTTAAGACA GGAACTGTGGGACAAACTATCATGCGGTCTGCTAATAGAAGATGAATAG
- the pla2g12b gene encoding group XIIB secretory phospholipase A2-like protein gives MLLSTVVLLLLCLSSGMGATLGHFQTQAKEEEAIPTVDIAAAVEPQETTVADAHEAGDFVVDKPMSDEPVAEEQNTQIVDAPAAEEPVADTLISNEAATKRSAADNLAAEEPDMDGPVADAAAAEEPGTHADMLVADAPAKEALTGEALAQDGPAEEKGNEITAVQTEQSLSRALVQEDSGSGLNSIRGSFQAISGYFDSLVELVGGRNGVCQYRCKYEKVPEPRPGYQIPEPNGCSSSLVGFQVDGAFDLGIPAMTKCCDQLDVCYDTCGTSKSSCDSNFRWCLHGICSELKKSLGFVSKVQACESVADALYNTVSTLGCRPYMNSQRAACICEGEVKDEL, from the exons ATGCTGCTCAGCACTGTGGtcttgctcctcctctgcctgtcctCAGGAATGGGTGCCACTTTGGGGCACTTCCAAACTCAAGCAAAAGAGGAGGAGGCCATCCCTACTGTGgatattgctgctgctgttgaaccACAGGAAACCACAGTTGCTGATGCTCATGAAGCTGGGGATTTTGTTGTAGACAAACCCATGTCTGATGAGCCTGTAGCTGAAGAGCAAAATACCCAAATTGTAGATGcaccagcagctgaagaacctgtTGCGGACACCCTTATTTCTAATGAAGCAGCAACTAAAAGGTCTGCAGCTGATAACCTGGCAGCTGAGGAACCTGACATGGATGGCCCAGTAGCagatgctgctgcagcagaagagCCAGGGACACATGCTGACATGCTTGTTGCAGATGCCCCTGCTAAAGAGGCCCTTACTGGTGAAGCTCTGGCCCAGGATGGACCTGCTGAGGAGAAGGGGAACGAGATTACAGCAGTCCAAACAGAGCAGTCTCTCAGCAGAGCCTTGGTCCAGGAGGATTCAGGTTCTGGCCTCAACTCAATCAGAGGCAGTTTCCAAGCTATCAGCGGATACTTTGACTCTTTGGTGGAGCTGGTTGGAGGGCGCAATGGTGTTTGCCAGTACCGCTGTAAATATG AGAAAGTTCCTGAACCTCGCCCCGGCTACCAGATCCCAGAGCCTAATGGCTGCAGCTCGTCTCTAGTGGGATTCCAGGTAGATGGAGCT TTTGACCTGGGGATCCCTGCCATGACCAAGTGCTGTGATCAGCTCGATGTGTGCTATGACACCTGTGGCACGAGCAAGTCCAGCTGTGACTCCAACTTTCGCTGGTGCCTGCACGGCATCTGCTCTGAACTCAAGAAGAGTCTGGGCTTTGTGTCGAAGGTCCAAG CCTGTGAGTCAGTGGCTGATGCCTTATACAACACAGTGTCAACGCTTGGCTGCAGGCCCTACATGAACAGCCAGAGGGCAGCGTGCATCTGTGAGGGAGAAGTAAAGGATGAACTGTGA
- the oit3 gene encoding oncoprotein-induced transcript 3 protein, with translation MIFLLLSILLEKVLAAAAIALDPCSAYISLNEPWRNTDYHVNQSRGVPLCDSHVSGEWYRFTGMAGDAMPTFCISENHCGTHAPVWLNGSHPQPSDGIVTLPVCASFNDNCCQWNASVDVKACTGGYYVYRLPRPSVCFHVYCGHFYDICDEVECRGPPCPESECRCAPGTVLGPDKQTCLDVNECEKGNGGCAEVCVNTKGSRRCECGPGRVLDEDGHNCREIAGCHVNNGGCSHGCSSLTDSYQCRCPRGLELGEDKRTCQVPVQCDSSSIKVSVPKDLVGGLDLFLSNSSCRGVSNGTHINLSFSLKTCGTVVEVTDDKIVGTNLVTGLPRTSPGSSRDMIVRTSKLLLPITCEFPREYQVSDGYQASQRSSALELAGHSEGVFPFSLELFKSAEFSETYRAPPQLRLDDSLFFGVEPREKVEGLAALVESCFATPSPKPDQALKYFLIKDGCISDETVKQYSSKDQLSKHYQVPVFKFIGKDNREVFLHCRVLVCGAGDSQCAQHCRGRVRRELQARDPVDQRVLSGGPIFILPELQPAEQKANETP, from the exons ATGATATTTTTGCTGCTGAGCATTCTGCTAGAGAAAGTACTTGCGGCTGCAGCTATAG CTCTGGACCCGTGCTCTGCCTACATCAGCCTGAACGAGCCCTGGAGGAACACAGACTACCACGTCAATCAGTCCAGAGGCGTGCCCCTGTGCGACAGCCACGTCTCTGGAGAGTGGTACCGCTTCACTGGCATGGCCGGCGACgccatgcccaccttctgcatCTCTGAGAATCACTGTGGCACCCACGCTCCCGTCTGGCTCAACGGCAGCCACCCCCAGCCCTCTGACGGCATCGTCaccctgcctgtgtgtgccaGCTTCAATGACAACTGCTGCCAGTGGAACGCCAGCGTGGATGTGAAGGCCTGCACTGGGGGCTACTATGTGTACCGTCTGCCCCGACCCTCTGTCTGCTTCCACGTTTACTGTGGAC ATTTCTATGACATCTGCGATGAGGTGGAGTGCAGAGGTCCCCCGTGTCCTGAGTCTGAGTGTCGCTGTGCCCCTGGAACCGTCCTGGGACCTGACAAACAGACGTGCCTGG ATGTTAATGAGTGTGAAAAGGGGAATGGCGGATGTGCGGAGGTGTGTGTCAACACCAAGGGCTCCAGGCGTTGTGAGTGTGGGCCGGGCCGAGTGCTGGACGAGGACGGACACAACTGCAGAG AGATAGCAGGCTGCCACGTTAACAATGGAGGCTGCAGCCACGGCTGCTCTTCGCTGACGGATTCCTATCAGTGCCGCTGTCCCCGAGGGCTGGAACTGGGAGAAGACAAACGCACGTGCCAAG TGCCAGTCCAGTGTGATTCAAGCTCTATAAAAGTGTCAGTCCCTAAGGACCTAGTAGGAGGGCTGGATCTCTTCCTGTCCAACTCCTCTTGCCGCGGTGTGTCCAACGGCACACACATCAATCTCAGCTTCAGCCTTAAGACCTGCGGCACTGTGGTGGAG GTGACTGATGACAAGATTGTGGGGACCAACCTGGTGACGGGCCTCCCCAGGACCAGCCCGGGCAGCAGCAGGGACATGATTGTTCGCACCAGCAAGCTGCTGCTCCCAATCACCTGTGAGTTTCCCAGGGAGTACCAGGTGTCGGACGGGTACCAGGCCAGCCAGCGCAGTTCTGCCCTGGAGCTGGCAGGCCACAGTGAAGGGGTCTTCCCTTTCTCCCTGGAGCTCTTCAAGAGCGCTGAGTTCTCTGAGACCTACCGTGCTCCTCCCCAGCTCCGCCTGGATGACTCCTTGTTCTTTGGGGTCGAGCCGAGGGAGAAAGTCGAAGGCCTTGCTGCCCTGGTGGAGAGCTGCTTCGCTACACCGAGCCCCAAACCTGACCAGGCCCTTAAATATTTCCTCATCAAAGACGG GTGCATCTCTGATGAAACGGTAAAGCAGTACTCATCCAAGGACCAACTATCCAAACACTACCAGGTTCCTGTCTTCAAGTTCATTGGCAAGGACAACCGA GAAGTGTTCCTCCATTGCCGTGTGTTAGTATGTGGGGCAGGAGACTCCCAGTGTGCTCAGCACTGTCGAGGACGTGTCCGCAGGGAGCTTCAGGCCAGAGATCCAGTGGACCAGCGGGTGCTAAGTGGAGGTCCCATCTTTATTCTGCCtgagctgcagccagcagaacAAAAAGCCAATGAGACACCGTGA